CAAGGCGCAtaaccaaatggaataaattgttccaatTACAGAGATTGAGGTTAGCGGAAGCATAAATCATtttaaatcatataaatacagagcatcggttctctaatgatagcATAAAATACAGTTACAATATCCCGTATCCAACCAGTAATTTTTGTACATTTACACATGAAGTtcatacatgaatgaagatgagtacagtaataaataattaaatcacgccacaagggcaccattcttgggtgtacatcgacatccaagtccaagccaccggctccacttgattcgcatccataggtgctcatcaagagattacctgcatatcaactaaaagaggttgtGCAATGGGGTTAgttccacaagctagtgagagagtaaaggggaatgcacatacacacaaacacgcaATATCGAACAGATCATGATGCATACatatgttagattcatttttcacctagcacacaaattctaagtcaagtgtatgctactatgataactcaggagacactgtgggtcacttaacttatcaccacaatgaaacctcagttatcatgagggagcctacgccggtagaagccatcagaccacctagtggtagaccccgatagccatcactacccctgacctagcctttctcccccacaggcaacaggtgctcagactatccaatacATAAACTCCTGTTGGTAAGtatcgtagcataagggaacaagaatcctaaccacagatatactacatgcaagtcctatagtcctaagaggtattccgggtgcatcaacatcccattccatctagtaccacTACCACAAAAAGGGCTTATAACTATGCTTTTTTCCGCTGTAAAAAGTCAAACAATCCGCAGCAATAGCCTATAGCTACGGATTACCTACGATTTTCAAACTACAGGTACAAATGCCGTCGCTACTTCTGTAACTACAGATATCCTACTGCAGGAAAAGGGTACTCTATAGCTGTGGTTTTTTAGCTGCGGATTTTTCCGCAGCAAATCTATAGCTACAGATGTTTAGATGCGGACTTTTCGCAGCAAGCCTATAGCGACGGATGTTTAGATGTAGACTTTTCCGCAACAAGTCTATAACTGCGGAGTTTTAGATGCGGACTTTTCCGTAGCAAGTCTATAGCTGCAGATGTTTTAGATGCGGACTTTTCCACAACAAGTCTATAGCTGCGGATGTTTAGATGCGGACTTTTCCGCAGCAAGTCTATAGCAGCGGAGTTTTAGGTGCGGACTTTTCCACAGCAAGTCTATAGCTGCGGATTTCTTTGATGCGGATTTTTCCACAACAAATCTATAGCTACGGATTTTTTTATGCATATTATTCCACAACAAATCTATAGCTGCGGATTTGTAGTTGCGAATGTTTTCGCAACAAATATAGCTTCAATTTTTTAGCTGCGGATATTTTCACTGCAAATCTATAACTGTGGATATTTTGATCCGGATTTTTCCACAGTAAAGTTATAGATGTAGATATTTAGCTGTGGATTTTCCTGTAATAAATTTATTACTGCAGATTTTAGTTGCAGAATTTTGTGGCTAAAAACTTGTGATTGCAATTTTCTAGTTACAGATTGTTGTGCTACGGATATTATCtgcatatatatacacacacacacacacctattTCTTGCATCCACATAATCCATTCAATACAAAATAGATAACAACTATATATCATCCCAAATacatataaatgcataaatctTGTTTATCATCCCAATCACTTAAATTCAAAATAcatctaaaattaaaatcatgttCATCATCTGAATCACTTAAATTCAAAATACTTGATAAATTAACAATCTTATCCTATAAAACTCAACTCCAATAATTCATATTGTatgctcaaaaaaaaaaaaatactagacTCGCCTAGTAGTTGAATGCTCCTCGTTCGGATCTTGATTGGGTCCGTGCCTCCCAAGCTTTATACTATTAGGGAACTCTGCAATTGTCTTACCACCTCCTTGATTGACTAAATTTTGAGTTTGTTGGATAGTTCCTGTAATCAATAGTAATAAAATTAACAGTTaacaatcatttaataaatacGGATGATTAAACCATAAATTGTATATCAGTTTACCGTGTTGAGATGAAGAAGCATTACGACTCGCTCCAGAAGAGTGATTCCCTTGTAGTGTTGACTCATCGTGACCACTATAGAGATTAAGTACCTATCAcacaaatatagataaccaATGATTATTCTCAAAGTAAATaacagttaaaaataaaaagaaaaattatcaacaccaccccctgacgtttacctatattttaaagcacacccactGACTACAATATATCAACTGTTACCCATTTTTGACCCATAGTCTCTGAAGTTTAATTATTCAGCTTAGTTTTTTGTATGCAATTCTCGGTGTGACTAAGCCTATTCTtggatcatttttctttctcaaacaTTAATTTCACAGAGATTATAGGTCcaattcttgaaaaaaaaaatttgatataaAGTAATAGCTGTAAAATAAAAGGGGGCAACAAAAGTACCCTGCCGCTGGACATAAACTTTAACAAGAACATAAATATGTTAAGGTGTGTTTGGAAGGCATTTCAACCTTAATTTGCAAAAGGATATGCAGGTGTCAATTAGAATACAGATGAAGGCATCTCAAGCAATGTTTAAACACTGGATCAGACATCAGAGTTTCGGGTTGGAGATCAGCAGTCCAACCTTTGTTAGAAAATTTGGGAATAACTGGCCAAAAAAAGACATCAtaactctctctcccctttctttCTCAAACATTAATTTCACAGAGATTATAGGTCCAattcttgaaataaaaaatttgatatAAAGCAATAGCTGTAAAATAAAAGGGGGCAACAAAAGTACCCTGCCGCTGGACATAAACTTTAACAAGAACATAAATATGTTAAGGTGTGTTTGGAAGGCATTTCAACCCTTAATTTGCAAAAGGATATGCAGGTGTCAATTAGAATACAGATGTAGGCATCTCAAGCAATGTTTAAACACTGGATCAGACATCAGAGTTTCGGGTTGGAGATCAGCAGTCCAACCTTTGTTAGTAAATTTGGGAATAACTGGCCAAAAAAAGACatcataactctctctctcccccccccccccccagtgcATGTCTGAGAGAGTGTGAAGACATGATAGGCTGAGAAGAGAGTTGGGGACCAACAGAATGAGGAAGGAAGAATCAGCAGAGGATGGTGGGGTTGCTAAGATTTAAGGAGAAGAGACAAAACAGGCTTTTCTTCCAAGCACCTTGAGAACAGAATAAGGAAGTACAATGCTGGGAAGGGCCCTTTAATGAAGGGTGTCAACTGGAAGAAAAAACTGAAGAGTACTTGTCTTTCTTAATcaaatttttataaatgaaaagatctACCGATGCAGGGTAGAGCACAGAGCAAACTTGGGTGGGGGTGTTTAAGAGAGATCTACCAGATAACTACAGCTTATGATTAGAATGATCTTTCAAATAACTTCAGCTTATGACCCATAAAGGAATGAGGTCCTCATTCAGGCAAGTCAGCAACAAAATTTCCTCCTTTGTATCCCCCAAAATGAAATGCATTTTGTCTATGAAAGAATCATCCTTGGATTATATTGCTAacagaagaagaattaaaaataaaaaggatgaGACAAGCGTTGCAGGGTAGAGACCCCAACCATCAAAACCTTTGCTGAAACAGTGGGTAGATGTGtgcctgtgtgtgtgtgtgtgtgtgtgtgagagagagagagagagagaacaatatGAAATTCCCAGGACTAACAACCAAGGCATGGTACATGCATCCTCTTTTTACTTCTAATTTGGAGCTTATAGGAACCATACTCTAATCACAAAATTACATGCATGATGCATTGCAACTTTAATGTACAAAACAGTCATGAACAGTATGGAATAATCATATTCTTATACCCATGGCATTTGCATTCCAAAAAATGCTTTTCCAATGATCACGTTGTGGGAGTGTTTCAATGCTTGGAGCCTTCAATATGTCTAATTAAACAAAAGATAATTTGCCTTCTATCTCCACATTCTTTTTTCAGGTATACAATTGTGTAAATATTTTGTTCAAGGGTGACTATAACAATACCATCCAAACCACATGCCGCAAACCAACTTAATATTTTGTTCCATATATATCCTCAAAGAATAGCTGAAATCCTGATCTCCGTGTGCAATGTTTTTCTAATATATCCTTCATTATCTTTTCCTATTCACAATTGATCAAGGACAAACAGATGAGTTTAAAACTACCAAAAAGTTCATTCTTCCTTCTGTTCTATTTTTACTCTTTTGGTTGCCATGTGCCTAGCAATTTGTCATTACCTGGGATCAAACATCTAAATTACAACACTGAGCAGCATTGTATCAATGCCAACAAGCAGACAACGAATCAACTATGGGTATATGTATATTTTAACCCTAATCAAACAAAGAGCTATTTCTTAATAAGCCTACCTAACAAAGAGCAATCATCCCTTAATAACAGAGAAGCTAGCTTATAGACTCATTGGATTAAAATGgcattcttttgttattttctatatcttttcaaaaattaaaatgtaacCTTCTGCTCTCAAATTTTTAGAGAAACATAAGACAGTGgcggtgctttttttttttttttccttctactaTTATTGTGAAATGACTCTCCAGCTGCATGCTATATTGGAGATTCCCTAACTGACTAAGGGCTAAAAATCGATTACAGTTTACAGGTCCAAAATTTCACAACAAAATATGTAAACCAAAGGCTAAACAAACAAAAcgcatacacacacacacagctaTATATATAGTTGTCACAGTGGTGGAGAATGGGGAGAATAGGAGTGTGGAACAGAGGCAGCTATTATGTCTTGGAAGAGCCTTACTAAAGAGAAGCAGCATTCTTGTTTTATATGAAGCCACAACCTCTGTTCACTCTGCAACTGATGGTGTGATTCAGAAGGTCGTAAGCTGGGAGTTCAAAGATCCTAAAGTTGTACATACGGTTATAGACAGTGATCTTGTTCTAGTTCTCAGTGAAGGTAAGCTTTAATTGACCaggtaaaaaattgaaattgaacaaaTGAAAAAGTAGACATTTAAATTAGTAATTGATTCTATtttagcaaacaaaaaaaattaacttatTCTTCTGTGAGCAGGTAGGGTAGTGGAATATGATACACCTGCTAAAAATCATTCTTCTACAAGCTAATAAAGGAGTACTCTCTAAGATCACGAAGCTTCCTCAGCaaatccaaaaatcaaaatgcAGGTTTGATTTCTTAGAATATACAAATCTCAGAATTTAAACCAACGAAAGGAGTACCTGGTAGCTTGTGAGAGTCTCCAAGAACAGTCCGACAAGAGCAATTTTTCCACAGATTGCAGATAAAAATCTGGTAAGGgatttgcaaaaataaaaatgttagtATTCGTtcaaaatcagagagagagagaaaaaattacCCCAGACAATAATGAGTCACCAATCGAGTTCCAAAAAAGCCACCGAACAAGAAATCCTACAGGTTTGTGCTAGAACTATTTTCTCTCGGAGGAAATTTGCATAAAACTAATCTAGGGAAAGTGAGCGACAGGCAGAAAAACAGAGAGGAGTGAAAGAGAACTCTCAAACGATTGAGAAGATTGAGAAAACTGTCTCTTAAGTAAACCAGAGGAGATTTAGTAGGGATGAAAGTGGAAGTCGGAGGTAATGAACGGATTTCGCGGGAAGATGGATGCATCGTGTACCTTGGGCTGTAGAAGAGATCGAATTTGAGCGGGGAAATACAAGAGGAAGCGGGCTGAGGAGGGAAACTCAAAGGGTAAATTGAGTTTATCAAAATAGAATGAGATCTCCCAATTAAGAAAAAACACTAAGAGAATGAGATCGTGCTATTAACCTACCACCGTGTACTTGGATttacttacccaaaaaaattcgtTGGGATGGGTTACTTGGATttatttaaccaaaaaaattaattaaaaagcaGGTACATGGATTTGGTAATGTATCGGTCTCGACACCAATCTAGATCGGTCTGTAACAGTTTCGATCGGATAGATATAGCCCTGTATTCTtccaaaaatcagatttttttttatatttttacccttgttcttACCAATCTGCTTATATGGATTGGTCAGGGTGTCAATCAAACCGAAATCGTTTAACGAAGCCGAATCGAACCCTTTAAGccgtgaaaccatttaataaacggttcggttatggtttcaaaattgaggccATTTAGTTAAACGGCTTGAGCCGAAGTGAACCGTTTAAAATTGAAACgttaaaccgtttaataaatggttcggttatggtttcaaaagtgAGAACGTTTACTTAAACAGTTTGAAcagaaccgaaccatttaaccgaaactaGACCGTTTAACACACTTAGggtgcgtttggtaacgttcagaacagtgttctgaacagttcttttgttcaaaaagaacaaaaaaacatgaaaaagtgtttggctttgcggttcgttttttcgttcttttagaacgaaccggagatcttgagcaccaaaagaacgttctttacagaccgtctcagagacggtctgcaaagaacaaagaacaataCGCAACGAACAAAGTCACAAATCACGggtttttttggagaaaaaacaCAACTCTCACATCTCTCTCGCTCTGCTACCACGAATTTGGGAGACGACGAAAGGCTCAATATGCAACCCTAGGTgagatctctcactctctctctcgctctctcttcctctctatctctcgcatgAAGGTAGCATTGTTTCCCTCTCCATGTTTCTCTCAAGGTctcactctctccttctcatatACTCTCTCTGTGTCATTGTTTTGGTtcatttcctctctctgtctctctctctctctccctctcatactcTCCCTCTCACCGTCTCTGTGTGGAGATTATGGAAGActgatccaaattttttttgattgtctcaggaagtggatctaCACCCTACAACCGAAAACAATAGACGGATCAGCACCCCTTTGCTTCCCATTTGGTCTCAGGTAATTTTATATCTCAGATCTAGTGTAGtctacttttattttcttttaaatttttttcctgCTGTAACGGATCAGCACCCCTTTGTTTCCCCTTTGCTTCCCATTTTGATTCATTACAATATGGATGACAAATaaaaatggttttgattttacaAGTTGGTATGCCTCTAGATGATTCCATGGTAAATTTTGTGAAGTTGGAGTTTTCTGGTTTACTCTCTTCCGTCTTTGATTAGTAAATTCAAGGTGCAGGAATTGCTTGCACTATAGCTTTTCATGGGGAATAGTTTTGCAGACTGAATCATAAGTTGGGACAGTTGGTTGaatagttttgccactcatcttTTGACTagcatttttattatttttgttattaatttgttaggatttctttttccatttttattgcTATTATTTCTGCTACTGTATTTTTTACAACATGTTCCAGAGACCTGGAGAAATAACATTAAATAAGAAACTATCATTATAACTCCTACAATTGATTCATAATATCATTTATATCAATTCCAGAATTGGTAATTGTCCTGAACATCCTGAACTGTCTAGGAAGCATGTGATGCAGTCATTGCTATTGGATATTTTCTGTCCACAATGGACTAGTTTCCATTGTCTGACCCCTCAAAGAAAGCATAGTCCACAGGGAAGTATTCATTGTCATAGAGGCTAAGGAATGGGTAGATATTAACAGTGAAAGGGGCATCATTCTCATTGAGGTACTGAACTATTTCAATTGTAAGTTCACGTATGTCTGACCTGAAGTCACCAGCAGAAGGGACTGGCTTTGAAACAGGGGAATTGTAGATATTAGCATTGAATGGAACAGTTGCTTTGATACGGTTTCCAAGCCCAACCTCATTTAAGGCTTTCTGAACATTCTGCAAGGCAAGCAAGGTGACTAGTGAGAAGGTGCCATTGTATGTCTGGAGGAAGGGTTCATTGCCCACAGCAACATACCTGcaaattttaatggtttttgttgaaaacaaagaaacccatcaagtagaaaaggaaaaggacaagAAGCTCAAGATAGAATGGAttaaaacgaagaagaagaagtagaaagaaaaaaaaaacagtctcAAAGAACAATACAGAGAAGGAAGCAACAATATAAAGAGGTAGCAATGGGCTTTTATGCACCACAAgctaccaagtgcactaggcACTTGTTCACTAAGCAGGGGTTGTTAGTAGGCCAATCCATGGAGTATTTCAGCCTTGAATTTGTGTTAAAACTAGTAAGCTCACGTAGGGCTATTCAAAGCGGACAGAAGTTATATAACAAGAAACTCTCAGAAGTCTTAACTATCCCCACTACATAATTTTGGACTTATTAGCGATTACTCCTTGCTTGGCTAGATCATTGGCTATCTCATTTGCTGACTTTGGCTTCTACTGGAATGAGGTATGAGGTATTCTCTTAGGAAGCAATGTGAATGATGAAACAAATAAGGTGGGTATAAACACCAAGGCTAACTAGAGGCTTTCCTCATCCAGCCAGTGACTATAGCTGAATCATCTTCCCAAGGGGAGTTCACCTTTACTTGGAGGAGGAGATTGGCGAACTCAATAGCGGATGAGCTTGCTtgtagcttttttttttggggggggggggggggtgttgctGGTCAGGCACTCATTGAATTTGGGGTCCTATCCTTTGATGTAATCTGTTTTTGTGTCAGATTTTACGCCTCCTGTTGTTGTTatactcttcctttctccttgttctgttttttttttgccagTTTTACTTTATGTTCTCTTTCTTAACCAACCCATCTATCATGTATTGTTTTTTAAAACATGAACATGGTTCATATTCTTTGTACTTCGTTTGAGTGTTCGGTACATAGCATGATTCAAAGAAACAAGAATTAATAACCAGATTTGGATTAGTAGGTGgtcttaaaattttttcttcttctttttattggtACGTGGTAATTATGATGTTTGATCCTAGAAACCTAGATATATCTCCTCGATATATTTGAAAGTTcagttctctttccctttctaatcattgttttgttttataaaCAATTAATCATGAAAGTTGCAAGTCACACTGCTTAATGCTCCAATTAAACTTGAAACTCATCATCACATCTATATATTAAAGAACTACCACCACACATCTCCACTACTACTTACTTCTTCATATTTGATCAgtagtactactactactttaCCATATTATTCCCAACattctctctttcccatattaTTCTCAACATTCACATTTCACAAATCACATGCATTCACTGACACATTCCCACTCATTACTCCCACATGCACATATCCATGCATGCAATCCTATTAATTTTTCCAAATTACACTCCCTCTTTTGTTACTTTTACCAatatttactctctctctctctctctctctctctctctctctctctcttttagtcTGAAGCACTCACATTACTACTATTACAACTCCATCGATCATGGATGGAAAAGAGgggagaatatatatatttatatatatgggaaatgaaaaggaaaaaagaaatgatAGGGCTGCCTTGTGTTTACAACTAACAATCCAATATATCCATGTATTCATCATAACATACCCTTCTGATGCTTGTTTTAAGCTTCTGATTGGCTGGGTGTGCATTAGGAGCAGAATCGTAGATCCATACTCAAATCACCTTTATCATTGTCCCAACCTCGTGTAATGGAAAACCCAAACTACAGCATAAGTTCCTTCTTTATCAAGAAGAAAATTGTGGTTCCTTCTCTATTACAAACCAACAGTTGCAAGTCACACTGCTTAATGCTCCAATTATCTCTGTAACTGTAATCCAATTGAACTGAAAACCTATATTAAATCAAACCACTTTATTGAACAAAGAAGGAGTCAGCGAATCCTTCATTAGTCATTAAAGTAACCCTAGATTTCAACCATGaggtccaaactccaaagtccaaaccctcTTAATCTCTTATCTTACCTCCACACTTCTGTGTCACAACTTTGAGCTCTGTCTCTGTCTTCAACTCACAGACCCAAATCCACCAAATCTCagtcctctcttctttctcttttacagAGTCTCTGGTTTGCATATCTGTGACTGTTTTTTTAAGCTCTTAAACAcatattttcaatttctttccccTCTTTAATTGCATTTAATATATCTTTTCCCCCCCTTGGGTAATTGGGATAGATTTGTCTTTAACAACTCATGACAGGAGAAATGGTTCCCTGCTGCATAGCAGTATCAAAGCTCAGCAATTCGGAGTTTATTCTtgaaaaacaagcacatgggtTCTTCTATGCAGTCCCTTTTATGGGCCTTACAGGGACTGAATTCTCATTGCTTTCCTTGTACGATTTGTGGgtcttctctaattttttttgttcttacttGAAGATTACCCATCGCTTACTTCAGTAATTTGTTCTATAATTTTTAGTACTTTTGTTCTTGGCCAAAAGGGCCAAATCTGTGTGGTTAATACCTATATGTAGCCTTGAAAACAGCATGTTTGTATGGAATTGTTTGGGTCTTTTGGTTATGGTTGAGGAGTGGTTCTCTTTCAAGTGGACTAACCCTAGCTTGGCTCATTGTGATCAAGCctcctatttctctcttctttttttttttaatcaacattcttcaattctttggtaatgaatatgactatttatttttttgggtaatagatatttttatttcatattgtttGTTACATAATGTATGTGTTATTATTCAGATATTATGGCTACTTCATCAAGgtcaaaaggaaaatcaaaagttGGTCCTGTATCTTGGTCCACTACTGAGGTTGCCTTACTAGTTCGGTTGATGGTAGATAATGTAAGGGCTGGCAACAAGAGTGGGGCAACCTTCAGCAAGAATGGGTGGGATGATATTCAGACCCGGTTGGAAACCACTCTTGGTAGGGTGTTCGATAGGGAACAGATAAGGAACAAGTTCAACAAGATGAGGATAGATTATGGAAGTTTCAAGTCATTACTTCAAACTACGGGATTTGGATGGAACTCAATCACCCAGACAGTTACTGTTGACGATAACAGTGTTTGGGATAAAGCTATAGCGGTAAATACTATACTAATATCTTCTTTGGTTTGATCTAAACTATTATATTTAGTCTTATGTTGATTATGTAGTAAATATCTAataatttatttgatattgtatatAGGCAAATTCAGGATGGAAAAAATTTAGGCATCAAGGTTTGGCACATTGGTCTGAACTCCAAATTATATTTAGAGATTCTTATGCCCGTGGAGATGGTCATTTGGATAACACGCAAGACTGGGTGACAACTGAGATTGATGATCTAGATGTTGATGATGAAATACCTACACCAACCCACACCACTTCAATGGGTCTAGATGACTTTGAAGTCAATGAGGTTGAGGAAGAGACTACAGTCCATAAACAAGATAGAACTCCAACAGCTAAACGGAAGCGAAGTATGAGCGGTAGTGTGACAACTGCTTTGGGATATGTTGGGAAGTTATGTcagataaagatagagaaggcaACTGCAAGTGCTGAGGCTACTTCTGAAGTTTCTGGCCATGGCACGTCAGTGATTCCTATCGATACTAGTGTTTTGGCATGTACACGTGTCCTTGATGAGATACCTGATATAAGTAAGGACATGTATCTGAAAGCCTTAAAACAAATTAGGGAGTCAGGACCGTGGAGGGAGTCATTCATTGGTTGTAGGCCTGACAGGAGGATGTGGCTGTTGGAGGAGTTATAGGGTGATGTTATTTAAATCTGTGTGGTTGTTTGAAACAATTTACTTATGTTATGTTTAATTTGGATGGTATGATGAtacaatcttgtatttttttaaattctgtgTGGTGGTCTGAAACAATTTAGGTTGTGTTATGTTTAATTTGGATGGTATGATGAtacaatcttgtattttttttagttatgtTTGAAACAATTTACTTACTGTATTATGTTAAAAGTTTATTACTTGTTGTGTATATTTAGCGGTCATGACAACAATATACCAGTTCAGTAATGACTCTTCAAGTGATGAGGATGACTTGATAATGGTAGCTGCAACTTTAGTTGCCGCACAATCTCTATATACAAGAGAACCTTGTAGGGATGGTAGACATCCAGGATCAATTATGGTCCATGAAGTTTTGAGTGGTCATGCGGACCGTTGCTTTCAGAAGTTTAGCATGGAAAGACATGTCTTCCAAAATCTATGTACACTGATGATATCTAGAAAGTGGTTAAAAGACAGTCGATATTTAAGGGTGGATGAACAAATAGCCATGTTTATGATGATAGTAGGAAGGGGTTTCT
The nucleotide sequence above comes from Telopea speciosissima isolate NSW1024214 ecotype Mountain lineage chromosome 3, Tspe_v1, whole genome shotgun sequence. Encoded proteins:
- the LOC122655191 gene encoding glucan endo-1,3-beta-glucosidase 8-like, with protein sequence MQTRDSVKEKEERTEIWWIWVCELKTETELKVVTQKCGGFQFNWITVTEIIGALSSVTCNCWYVAVGNEPFLQTYNGTFSLVTLLALQNVQKALNEVGLGNRIKATVPFNANIYNSPVSKPVPSAGDFRSDIRELTIEIVQYLNENDAPFTVNIYPFLSLYDNEYFPVDYAFFEGSDNGN